Proteins from a single region of Verrucosispora sp. NA02020:
- a CDS encoding glycoside hydrolase family 6 protein, producing MRTRGTYAVVGAVATALTVVATVGVGALRPAPAAAADSVFYVDPDTSAARWVAANPNDSKAAVIRDRIASVPQPRWYTTTNTSTVRAEVSSFVNAAANAGKIPILVVYNIPNRDCSNHSGGGAPNHSAYRQWVDQVAAGLGGRPATIILEPDVLPIMTSCMNASQQAEVRASMAYAGKALKAGSSAAKVYFDIGHGGWLAPSEAAARLNAADVANSADGISVNVSNYRRTADEVSYAKQIIQATGNSRLKAVIDTSRNGNGPAGSEWCDPPGRAIGTPSTTATGDSAIDAFLWVKLPGEADGCIAAAGQFVPQRAYDLAVAAGPPPTTTPPTTTPPTTTPPTTTPPTTPPPSNPPAGSCAVTFTPNTWAGGFTAEIRVTNRSVALTGWTLAFNAGSGVRLSNGWNGTWSQSGDRIEVRNVAYNGNVPVGGTISVGFQGTFSGSSLPTPGPFTLNGGTCA from the coding sequence ATGAGAACCAGAGGCACGTATGCCGTGGTCGGCGCCGTCGCGACGGCACTGACCGTGGTCGCCACCGTCGGCGTGGGCGCATTGCGTCCCGCGCCCGCAGCCGCCGCCGACTCCGTGTTCTACGTCGACCCGGACACCAGCGCCGCGCGCTGGGTGGCCGCCAACCCGAACGACTCCAAGGCCGCCGTGATCCGGGACCGGATCGCCAGCGTCCCGCAGCCGCGCTGGTACACCACCACCAACACCTCGACCGTACGCGCGGAGGTCAGCTCCTTCGTCAACGCCGCCGCCAACGCCGGCAAGATCCCGATCCTGGTGGTCTACAACATCCCCAACCGCGACTGCAGCAACCACAGCGGCGGCGGCGCGCCCAACCACTCCGCCTACCGGCAGTGGGTGGACCAGGTCGCCGCCGGGCTCGGCGGTCGGCCCGCCACGATCATCCTGGAGCCCGACGTGCTCCCGATCATGACGAGCTGCATGAACGCCAGTCAGCAGGCCGAGGTCCGGGCCTCCATGGCGTACGCCGGCAAGGCGCTCAAGGCCGGCTCGTCAGCGGCGAAGGTCTACTTCGACATCGGCCACGGCGGATGGCTCGCGCCCAGCGAGGCAGCCGCTCGACTGAACGCGGCGGACGTCGCCAACAGCGCCGACGGCATCTCGGTCAACGTGTCGAACTACCGCCGCACCGCCGACGAGGTCTCGTACGCCAAGCAGATCATCCAGGCCACCGGCAACTCCCGCCTCAAGGCGGTCATCGACACCAGCCGCAACGGCAACGGCCCGGCCGGCTCGGAGTGGTGCGACCCGCCGGGGCGGGCGATCGGCACGCCGAGCACCACCGCCACCGGCGACTCGGCGATCGACGCCTTCCTCTGGGTGAAGCTGCCCGGCGAGGCCGACGGCTGTATCGCCGCCGCCGGACAGTTCGTGCCCCAGCGGGCGTACGACCTGGCGGTCGCGGCCGGCCCCCCGCCGACCACCACCCCGCCGACGACGACCCCGCCGACCACCACTCCCCCCACCACCACGCCGCCGACCACGCCGCCCCCGTCCAACCCGCCCGCCGGCAGCTGCGCGGTGACGTTCACCCCGAACACGTGGGCCGGCGGCTTCACCGCCGAGATCCGGGTCACCAACCGCAGCGTGGCGCTCACCGGCTGGACGCTCGCCTTCAACGCCGGCTCCGGCGTACGGCTGAGCAACGGCTGGAACGGCACCTGGAGCCAGTCCGGTGACCGCATCGAGGTCCGCAACGTCGCGTACAACGGCAACGTGCCCGTCGGCGGCACGATCAGCGTGGGCTTCCAGGGCACCTTCAGCGGCAGCAGCCTGCCGACGCCCGGCCCCTTCACCCTGAACGGCGGCACCTGCGCCTGA
- a CDS encoding NAD(P)/FAD-dependent oxidoreductase encodes MGLDRAGVVVVGAGIAGVACAGELARAGVPVEIRERGRVAGGRMASKRFDGRPADLGAAYLTVSDPDFAEVVREWEDAGLAREWTDTFVSYDRTGRRQVTGPPRWAAPRGLRSLVEHLARDLPVVVNRLVLGVEAGPSVDGTACAAVVLAMPGPQAALLLDPALADATEAAGRQRWAPTLSAVLRFPTRRWADFRGAFVNDHPLLSLVCDDGDRRGDGAPVLVAHTTPEFAAGHLAQPTGAASAVEAAVRDLLALSDRAEHVHVHRWTYAKPISGADAGFHLDGDGIGLAGDAFGESRVQTAWRSGRDLGRALVQRLT; translated from the coding sequence ATGGGTCTGGATCGTGCGGGTGTCGTGGTGGTCGGAGCGGGGATCGCGGGCGTCGCCTGCGCCGGGGAACTGGCGCGTGCCGGGGTGCCGGTGGAGATCCGCGAACGCGGTCGGGTGGCCGGCGGACGGATGGCCAGCAAACGCTTCGACGGCCGCCCCGCCGACCTGGGCGCCGCCTACCTGACGGTGAGTGATCCCGACTTCGCCGAGGTGGTCCGCGAGTGGGAGGACGCCGGCCTGGCCCGCGAGTGGACCGACACCTTCGTCTCCTACGACCGCACGGGTCGACGGCAGGTCACCGGGCCGCCGCGCTGGGCCGCCCCCCGGGGACTGCGGTCACTCGTCGAGCACCTGGCCCGCGACCTGCCCGTGGTGGTGAACCGGCTGGTGCTCGGCGTCGAGGCCGGTCCGTCCGTCGACGGCACCGCGTGCGCGGCGGTGGTCCTGGCGATGCCGGGCCCGCAGGCGGCGCTGCTGCTCGACCCGGCCCTGGCCGACGCCACCGAGGCCGCCGGACGACAGCGTTGGGCACCGACACTCTCCGCCGTGCTGCGCTTCCCGACCCGACGCTGGGCGGACTTCCGGGGCGCCTTCGTCAACGACCATCCGCTGCTCAGTCTGGTCTGCGACGACGGCGACCGGCGCGGTGACGGCGCGCCGGTGCTGGTGGCGCACACCACGCCGGAGTTCGCCGCCGGTCATCTCGCCCAACCCACCGGCGCCGCGTCGGCCGTCGAGGCGGCCGTCCGCGACCTGCTCGCGCTCTCCGACCGGGCCGAGCACGTGCACGTGCACCGCTGGACGTACGCCAAGCCCATCTCCGGGGCCGACGCCGGGTTCCACCTCGACGGCGACGGGATCGGGCTGGCCGGGGACGCCTTCGGCGAGTCCCGGGTGCAGACCGCCTGGCGTTCCGGCCGCGACCTCGGTCGCGCCCTGGTCCAGCGTCTGACCTGA
- a CDS encoding SpoIIE family protein phosphatase, with product MPGTVGRVPTPAGQAPRAPVPRAATVVGHHEWGATVLGTRESWDPAVRAAVEVVLGSPAPMALYLGDELLLLYNDAYAELIGDRHPQAVGRPAAEVFDEVWRLPGVGDVVEHTYRTGEPFLEKEAPLPLRSDGLDPSVYIWACSTVRDSRGRIAGVLSVVAETSPATRQLQGLSEFAAALSGTLTLDDVARVALRYALASFDADRVSFAVDDGGGGGGWRLVRRVRGELVDEADERLPPLWRRGPADWPAPAALSARTGQSHFVDDGEPLRDTAADRHDQRVRALAAIPLRASGVRGALTVGYRTPHAWTAPEQALLAASAELVGQATERARRFETQHGTAQLLQRSMLPENLPSLPLLRIAARYDPGVDGNAAGGDFYDAFVLPTGDLGVVLGDVAGHDVQAAARMGQVRAALRALALNDPRPDQVLAGLDRLVSSLGSETGTYELFVTVAFGVIDVAREQLTLASAGHPAPLVRRCAPGGKARAVYVDVPTGAPLGIGYRPATGTVAFSPGDTLLLFSDGVVERRRQGLSHGLARLAESVAAAPSGDPRALCAAATASVPGATEDDVAVLAVEYALRPSRSARMEVPAEPTAPSRVRHWMTALLTEWRVAESVIGAAVLCTSELTTNALLHAGTEALVEIDLSPERLLVSVADSGSRGTVTRARTDTLSSRGRGLGLIEELTDAWGTDPTVRGSTVWFEILLPPD from the coding sequence ATGCCAGGAACGGTCGGGCGAGTCCCCACGCCAGCAGGCCAGGCGCCCCGCGCGCCGGTGCCGCGCGCCGCGACCGTCGTCGGCCACCACGAGTGGGGTGCCACGGTGCTGGGCACCCGCGAGTCCTGGGACCCGGCGGTCCGCGCCGCCGTGGAGGTGGTGCTCGGCTCACCCGCACCGATGGCGCTCTACCTCGGCGACGAGTTGCTGCTGCTCTACAACGACGCGTACGCCGAGCTGATCGGCGACCGGCACCCGCAGGCCGTGGGGCGGCCGGCGGCCGAGGTCTTCGACGAGGTGTGGCGGCTGCCCGGTGTCGGAGACGTCGTCGAGCACACCTACCGCACCGGTGAGCCCTTCCTGGAGAAGGAGGCACCCCTCCCGCTGCGCTCCGACGGACTCGACCCGTCCGTCTACATCTGGGCCTGCTCGACCGTCCGCGACAGCCGGGGCCGCATCGCCGGGGTGCTGTCGGTGGTTGCCGAGACCAGCCCGGCGACCCGCCAGTTGCAGGGGCTCAGCGAGTTCGCGGCGGCGCTCTCCGGCACGCTGACCCTCGACGACGTGGCCCGGGTCGCGCTGCGGTACGCGCTCGCCTCGTTCGACGCCGACCGGGTCTCGTTCGCCGTCGACGACGGGGGCGGTGGAGGCGGCTGGCGGCTGGTCCGCCGGGTCCGGGGCGAGCTGGTGGACGAGGCGGACGAACGGCTGCCCCCGCTGTGGCGGCGCGGACCGGCGGACTGGCCGGCACCGGCGGCACTCAGCGCGCGTACCGGCCAATCCCACTTCGTCGACGACGGCGAGCCGCTGCGCGACACCGCCGCCGACCGGCACGACCAGCGGGTCCGTGCCCTGGCGGCGATACCGCTGCGGGCGTCCGGGGTACGCGGCGCGCTCACCGTCGGCTACCGCACCCCGCACGCCTGGACCGCGCCGGAACAGGCGTTGCTGGCCGCGTCGGCCGAGCTGGTCGGGCAGGCGACCGAGCGTGCCCGCCGCTTCGAGACCCAGCACGGCACCGCCCAGCTACTCCAGCGCAGCATGTTGCCGGAGAACCTGCCCAGCCTGCCGCTGCTGCGGATCGCCGCCCGCTACGACCCGGGCGTCGACGGCAACGCCGCCGGTGGCGACTTCTACGACGCGTTCGTGTTGCCCACCGGCGACCTGGGGGTGGTGCTCGGCGACGTGGCCGGGCACGACGTGCAGGCCGCCGCCCGGATGGGGCAGGTCCGCGCCGCGCTGCGGGCGCTGGCGCTCAACGACCCGCGTCCGGACCAGGTGCTCGCCGGGCTCGACCGCCTGGTCAGCAGCCTCGGGTCCGAGACCGGCACGTACGAGCTGTTCGTGACCGTGGCGTTCGGTGTGATCGACGTGGCACGGGAGCAGCTCACCCTGGCCAGCGCCGGCCACCCGGCACCGCTGGTGCGCCGCTGCGCGCCGGGGGGCAAGGCACGGGCCGTCTACGTGGACGTGCCGACCGGCGCGCCGCTAGGCATCGGCTACCGCCCCGCCACCGGCACCGTCGCGTTCTCCCCCGGCGACACCCTGCTGCTGTTCAGCGATGGCGTGGTGGAACGGCGACGGCAGGGGTTGTCGCACGGTCTCGCCCGCCTGGCGGAGTCGGTGGCCGCCGCACCCAGCGGTGACCCGAGGGCGTTGTGCGCCGCCGCCACCGCCTCGGTCCCCGGTGCCACCGAGGACGACGTCGCCGTCCTGGCCGTCGAGTACGCGCTGCGGCCGAGCCGGTCGGCGCGGATGGAGGTGCCGGCCGAGCCGACCGCGCCGAGCCGGGTCCGGCACTGGATGACCGCGCTGCTCACCGAGTGGCGGGTGGCCGAGTCGGTGATCGGCGCGGCGGTGCTCTGCACCAGCGAGCTGACCACCAACGCCCTGCTGCACGCCGGCACCGAGGCCCTGGTCGAGATCGACCTCAGCCCGGAGCGCCTGCTCGTCTCGGTGGCCGACTCCGGATCCCGGGGCACGGTGACCCGGGCCCGCACCGACACGCTGAGCAGCCGTGGCCGGGGGTTGGGCCTGATCGAGGAGCTGACCGACGCCTGGGGCACCGACCCCACCGTGCGCGGCTCGACCGTCTGGTTCGAGATCCTCCTCCCGCCCGACTGA
- a CDS encoding DUF6401 family natural product biosynthesis protein — MRVPSNRVRTHTTVEENRSALMALATTLGLDGLAAAAALPGLLAVVDQHAAAVRDSLHGDDTPLTAAALAGYAEGLRAAADEHGWQPPATPVEWAEADWVLVRLLAVCALIVTLDTPAPQPPPL; from the coding sequence ATGCGCGTGCCGTCGAACCGGGTTCGGACCCATACCACCGTCGAGGAAAACCGGTCGGCGCTGATGGCGCTCGCCACCACGCTGGGGCTCGACGGGCTGGCCGCCGCCGCTGCCCTGCCCGGTCTGCTCGCCGTGGTCGACCAGCACGCCGCCGCGGTGCGGGACAGTCTGCACGGCGACGACACCCCGCTGACCGCCGCCGCGCTGGCCGGCTACGCGGAGGGGCTGCGCGCCGCCGCCGACGAGCACGGCTGGCAGCCGCCGGCCACCCCGGTGGAGTGGGCCGAGGCGGACTGGGTGCTGGTGCGACTGCTCGCCGTCTGCGCGCTGATCGTCACGCTGGACACCCCGGCACCGCAGCCGCCCCCGCTGTGA
- a CDS encoding SRPBCC family protein, producing MSGVTEHVDVSVPIRTAYDQWTQFEEFPQFMEGVEEVRQLSDTLTHWTVEIAGVTREFDAEITEQLPDERVAWRSTGGTKHAGVVTFHRLDEQNSRVTLQLEFDPQGVVEQAGDKLGVVDRRAKGDLQRFKQFIERRGQETGAWRGSVDRPQP from the coding sequence ATGAGTGGTGTAACCGAGCACGTCGACGTCTCCGTCCCGATCCGGACGGCGTACGACCAGTGGACACAGTTCGAGGAGTTCCCCCAGTTCATGGAGGGCGTCGAGGAGGTCCGACAGCTCTCCGACACGCTCACCCACTGGACCGTGGAGATCGCCGGCGTCACGCGCGAGTTCGACGCCGAGATCACCGAACAGCTTCCCGACGAGCGGGTCGCCTGGCGCTCGACCGGCGGCACCAAGCACGCCGGGGTGGTCACCTTCCACCGGCTCGACGAGCAGAACAGCCGGGTCACCCTCCAACTGGAGTTCGACCCGCAGGGTGTCGTCGAGCAGGCCGGCGACAAGCTGGGCGTCGTGGACCGCCGGGCAAAGGGTGACCTGCAACGCTTCAAGCAGTTCATCGAGCGACGCGGGCAGGAGACCGGCGCCTGGCGGGGCAGCGTCGACCGACCCCAGCCCTGA
- a CDS encoding DUF2795 domain-containing protein, protein MERGSSKHAPRVDEQMEQEVSGLVQGPGTGGSRVDESRVPEPAGEDQPETTTVVGGETRSGTPQGMTSGDVEARSRLGRFITMTALPGDRAALLANARENEAPDDLLAELERLPEGTRYQTVSEVWAALGHKNETTRW, encoded by the coding sequence ATGGAACGCGGCAGCAGCAAGCACGCACCGAGAGTCGACGAACAGATGGAGCAGGAGGTCAGCGGCCTGGTCCAGGGGCCGGGGACCGGTGGCTCACGGGTCGACGAGTCCCGGGTGCCGGAGCCTGCGGGCGAGGACCAGCCGGAGACGACCACGGTCGTCGGCGGCGAGACCCGCAGCGGCACGCCGCAGGGCATGACGTCCGGGGACGTGGAGGCTCGCAGCCGGTTGGGACGGTTCATCACGATGACCGCCCTGCCCGGGGACCGGGCGGCCCTGCTCGCCAACGCCCGGGAGAACGAGGCGCCGGACGACCTGCTCGCCGAGTTGGAGCGACTGCCGGAGGGCACCCGGTACCAGACGGTGTCCGAGGTCTGGGCCGCGCTCGGCCACAAGAACGAGACGACGCGCTGGTGA
- a CDS encoding YihY/virulence factor BrkB family protein, whose amino-acid sequence MTTTNPDAPAADPPVSALPGRIRQLHWSTWRGVLVRSGRNYVQDNCTDWAAALTYYGVLALFPSTVVVVALVGLVSDGERTVDTMLDLARDVGAGSVVANESFVGVVRGVVEQNSSAGVLLSFGLLGALWSASNFIASFTRASNTIYGVTEGRPVWKLRPIQIGLAAVSLVLLAVVATGLIVSGPVADAVGNLVGAGGAARTAWSVVKWPALAMIAMLLMSLLFWVAPNVRQPRFRWLTPGGAVALATWALGSFGFGLYVANFGSYDTTYGSLGAVIAFLVWLYLSNSALLLGVQINAELQRGRVIQSGVRDAEEPVLPPRSPAPS is encoded by the coding sequence ATGACCACGACGAACCCGGACGCCCCGGCCGCCGACCCGCCGGTGTCCGCGCTACCCGGCCGGATCCGGCAGCTGCACTGGTCGACGTGGCGCGGTGTGCTGGTCCGCAGCGGCCGCAACTACGTCCAGGACAACTGCACCGACTGGGCCGCCGCGCTCACCTACTACGGCGTGCTCGCGCTCTTCCCCTCCACCGTCGTGGTGGTCGCCCTGGTGGGGCTGGTCTCCGACGGGGAACGCACCGTCGACACCATGCTCGACCTGGCCCGGGACGTCGGCGCGGGGTCCGTGGTGGCCAACGAGAGCTTCGTCGGCGTGGTCCGGGGCGTGGTGGAGCAGAACAGTTCGGCCGGGGTACTGCTCAGCTTCGGTCTGCTCGGCGCGCTCTGGTCCGCGTCGAACTTCATCGCCTCGTTCACCCGCGCCTCGAACACCATCTACGGGGTGACCGAGGGGCGGCCGGTGTGGAAGCTGCGGCCGATCCAGATCGGGTTGGCGGCGGTGTCGCTGGTGCTGCTCGCCGTGGTGGCCACCGGTCTGATCGTCAGCGGGCCGGTCGCGGACGCGGTCGGCAACCTGGTGGGCGCCGGAGGTGCGGCCCGTACGGCCTGGTCGGTGGTGAAGTGGCCGGCGCTGGCGATGATCGCGATGCTGCTGATGTCCCTGCTGTTCTGGGTGGCGCCGAACGTGCGCCAGCCCCGGTTCCGGTGGCTCACCCCGGGTGGGGCGGTGGCGCTGGCCACATGGGCGTTGGGCTCCTTCGGCTTCGGCCTCTACGTGGCCAACTTCGGCTCGTACGACACCACGTACGGCAGCCTCGGCGCGGTGATCGCGTTCCTGGTCTGGCTCTACCTGTCCAACTCCGCCCTGCTGCTCGGCGTGCAGATCAACGCGGAGTTGCAGCGGGGACGGGTGATCCAGTCCGGCGTGCGCGACGCCGAGGAGCCGGTATTGCCGCCCCGGTCACCGGCCCCCTCGTGA
- a CDS encoding ChaB family protein codes for MPGREVLPSTLRRSPEKAQRTWEKTHDSAVETYGEGERAHRTAFAAVKHQFEKVGDHWEPKGRKGPSDRQAAGGGPERRAPTAGGVDANAPKEHLMARARELDVRGRSSMTKPELVTAIQKANNRQTAKARGD; via the coding sequence ATGCCCGGGCGCGAGGTACTGCCCAGCACGCTGCGGCGCTCCCCGGAGAAGGCACAGCGCACCTGGGAGAAGACGCACGATTCGGCCGTCGAGACGTACGGCGAGGGTGAGCGGGCGCACCGGACCGCCTTCGCCGCCGTGAAGCACCAGTTCGAGAAGGTGGGCGACCACTGGGAGCCCAAGGGTCGCAAGGGCCCGAGCGACCGGCAGGCCGCCGGGGGTGGTCCGGAGCGGCGGGCACCCACGGCCGGCGGGGTGGACGCGAACGCCCCCAAGGAGCACCTGATGGCGCGGGCCCGTGAACTGGACGTGCGGGGCCGGTCGAGCATGACCAAGCCGGAACTGGTCACGGCCATCCAGAAGGCCAACAACCGGCAGACCGCCAAGGCACGCGGCGACTGA
- a CDS encoding aldehyde dehydrogenase, which translates to MYTVAQLIGGVWGAGGEAGDLVVHDPATGAPVTGAPVATSDEVDKAVAAARGVAAEWAATPPAERAAALHRAADAVAAVADELAEATTTEMGKPLADARGGVEAGIATLRQYAELAPTRGGRTLHGTPDALDFMTPQPRGVVAVITPWNDPVAVSCGLLGAALVTGNVVLHKPSERTAATGWLLARAVDSALPAGVLSLLTGGAETGAALAGAEVDVVAHVGSTATGRAVAAAAARSGAKVLLENGGSDPLIVDADVDPVWAAGQAATGAFANAGQICVAVERVYAHRDVAEDFVAALVERAAALRVGPGRDPATDLGPLVDRRHRDQVHGQVTAAVADGARIRVGGTLPEGPGAFYPATVLDNCRHDMALVREETFGPVAPVVVVDSFSEALRCAADSPYGLAATVLTGSMSHAQRAWRELPVGTVKVNAVFGGAPAGAAHPRRGSGQGFGYGPELLDEFTATKAVHIEAPGGGHW; encoded by the coding sequence ATGTACACGGTTGCGCAGCTCATCGGTGGGGTGTGGGGGGCCGGCGGGGAGGCCGGTGACCTGGTGGTGCACGACCCGGCCACCGGTGCCCCGGTGACCGGCGCGCCGGTCGCCACCTCGGACGAGGTCGACAAGGCCGTCGCGGCGGCGCGCGGCGTGGCGGCCGAGTGGGCGGCGACGCCCCCGGCCGAGCGGGCCGCCGCGCTGCACCGGGCCGCCGACGCGGTGGCCGCCGTCGCCGACGAGCTGGCCGAGGCGACCACGACCGAGATGGGCAAGCCGCTCGCCGACGCGCGGGGCGGCGTCGAGGCCGGCATCGCCACCCTGCGGCAGTACGCCGAACTCGCCCCGACCCGGGGTGGGCGGACCCTGCACGGCACGCCCGACGCCCTGGACTTCATGACACCGCAGCCGCGCGGCGTCGTCGCCGTGATCACCCCGTGGAACGACCCGGTGGCGGTGTCGTGCGGGCTGCTCGGTGCCGCCCTCGTCACCGGCAACGTGGTGCTGCACAAGCCGAGCGAACGCACTGCGGCGACCGGATGGCTGCTGGCCCGCGCCGTCGACTCGGCGCTCCCGGCCGGCGTGCTCTCGCTGCTGACCGGCGGCGCGGAGACCGGGGCGGCGCTCGCCGGGGCCGAGGTGGACGTGGTGGCGCACGTCGGGTCGACCGCCACCGGCCGGGCCGTCGCCGCGGCAGCCGCCCGCAGCGGCGCCAAGGTGCTGCTGGAGAACGGCGGCAGCGATCCGCTGATCGTGGACGCGGACGTCGACCCGGTCTGGGCCGCCGGGCAGGCCGCGACCGGCGCGTTCGCCAACGCGGGCCAGATCTGCGTGGCGGTGGAGCGCGTCTACGCGCACCGCGACGTGGCCGAGGACTTCGTCGCCGCGCTGGTGGAGCGGGCGGCGGCGCTGCGCGTCGGGCCGGGCCGCGATCCCGCCACCGACCTGGGTCCGCTCGTCGACCGGCGACACCGCGACCAGGTGCACGGGCAGGTGACGGCGGCGGTCGCCGACGGGGCACGGATCCGTGTCGGCGGGACGCTGCCGGAGGGACCGGGCGCCTTCTACCCGGCCACCGTGCTGGACAACTGTCGGCACGACATGGCGCTGGTCCGGGAGGAGACGTTCGGGCCGGTCGCACCGGTCGTCGTGGTCGACTCGTTCAGCGAGGCGCTGCGGTGTGCCGCCGACTCGCCGTACGGGTTGGCCGCGACCGTACTGACCGGGTCGATGAGCCACGCCCAGCGGGCGTGGCGGGAGCTGCCGGTGGGCACGGTGAAGGTGAACGCGGTCTTCGGCGGTGCCCCGGCCGGGGCGGCCCACCCGCGTCGGGGCAGCGGTCAGGGTTTCGGCTACGGGCCGGAACTGCTCGACGAGTTCACCGCCACCAAGGCGGTGCACATCGAGGCTCCCGGCGGCGGGCACTGGTGA
- a CDS encoding NAD(P)/FAD-dependent oxidoreductase, protein MTSSGSLGAETADAVVVGAGHNGLVAANLLADAGWDVLVLEATGAPGGAVRSAEVTSPGYLSDLYSSFYPLGYASPVLRGLDLTRYGLAWRHAPDVLAHLFPDDRAALLNRDPDVTAASLEEFAPGDGERWLSAYAEWQRIADPMLDLITTPFPPVRPGWDMLRRLHTGGALRLARRMVLPVRRLGEEMFRGAGGPALLAGSALHTDLSTEDAGSGVYGWLLVMLGQQVGWPVPTGGAQKITDALVARLAERGGRIHYDAGVDRVLVARGRAMGVRTADGGRYRARRAVLADVPAPALYLDLVGAAALPPRLVADLEHFRWDGSTLKVDWALSGPVPWTNRRLATVGTVHLGADLGGLTGYAATLARGELPLDPFLLVGQMSVADPSHSPPGTESLWSYTHLPFRRHWRGEDVLGHVERMEAVLEAAAPGFRSLVVGRHVFGPADLEEANPSLVGGAIGGGTAAPYQQLFLRPVPGLGRADTPVDRLFLASASAHPGGGVHGAPGANAARAALARDRTLTGGAYRRAVDTAHRAVYR, encoded by the coding sequence ATGACGTCGTCCGGTTCTCTCGGCGCCGAAACAGCCGACGCGGTGGTCGTCGGCGCCGGCCACAACGGTCTGGTCGCCGCGAACCTGCTCGCCGACGCGGGCTGGGACGTGCTGGTGCTGGAGGCGACCGGCGCGCCGGGTGGCGCGGTGCGCTCGGCCGAGGTGACCTCGCCCGGCTACCTCAGCGACCTCTACAGCTCCTTCTACCCGCTGGGCTACGCCTCGCCGGTGCTGCGCGGGCTCGACCTGACCCGGTACGGGCTGGCCTGGCGGCACGCCCCGGACGTGCTGGCCCACCTCTTCCCGGACGACCGCGCCGCGCTGCTCAACCGCGACCCCGACGTCACGGCGGCGTCGTTGGAGGAGTTCGCGCCCGGCGACGGTGAGCGCTGGCTGTCCGCGTACGCCGAGTGGCAGCGCATCGCCGACCCGATGCTGGACCTGATCACCACCCCTTTCCCGCCGGTACGTCCCGGGTGGGACATGCTGCGTCGGCTGCACACCGGCGGTGCGTTGCGGCTGGCCCGGCGGATGGTCCTGCCGGTGCGTCGCCTCGGCGAGGAGATGTTCCGCGGTGCCGGTGGACCGGCGCTGCTGGCGGGCTCGGCGCTGCACACCGACCTGTCCACCGAGGACGCCGGCTCCGGCGTGTACGGCTGGCTGCTGGTCATGCTCGGCCAGCAGGTCGGCTGGCCGGTGCCGACCGGCGGGGCGCAGAAGATCACCGACGCGCTGGTGGCCCGGCTGGCCGAGCGGGGCGGCCGGATCCACTACGACGCCGGGGTGGACCGGGTCCTGGTGGCCCGGGGGCGGGCGATGGGCGTCCGCACCGCCGACGGCGGGCGGTACCGGGCGCGTCGCGCGGTCCTGGCCGACGTGCCCGCGCCCGCGCTCTACCTGGACCTGGTCGGCGCGGCGGCGCTGCCGCCGAGGCTGGTGGCGGACCTGGAGCACTTCCGGTGGGACGGTTCGACGCTGAAGGTGGACTGGGCGCTGTCCGGGCCGGTGCCGTGGACCAACCGGCGGCTGGCCACCGTCGGCACCGTGCACCTCGGAGCGGATCTCGGCGGGTTGACCGGGTACGCCGCCACGCTCGCCCGAGGTGAGCTGCCCCTCGACCCGTTCCTGCTGGTCGGGCAGATGTCGGTGGCCGACCCCAGCCACTCCCCGCCGGGCACCGAGTCGCTCTGGTCGTACACGCACCTGCCGTTCCGCCGGCACTGGCGCGGCGAGGACGTGCTGGGTCACGTGGAGCGGATGGAGGCGGTGCTGGAGGCGGCCGCGCCCGGTTTCCGGAGCCTGGTGGTGGGGCGGCACGTGTTCGGGCCGGCCGATCTCGAGGAGGCCAACCCGAGCCTGGTCGGCGGTGCCATCGGTGGTGGCACCGCCGCGCCCTACCAGCAACTGTTCCTGCGCCCGGTGCCCGGACTGGGCCGCGCCGACACCCCGGTCGACCGGCTCTTCCTGGCCAGCGCGTCGGCGCATCCCGGTGGCGGGGTGCACGGCGCGCCGGGGGCGAACGCGGCCCGCGCCGCGCTGGCCCGGGACCGGACGCTCACCGGCGGTGCCTACCGCCGGGCCGTGGACACCGCCCACCGGGCCGTGTACCGCTGA